A region of Marinifilum sp. JC120 DNA encodes the following proteins:
- a CDS encoding UDP-N-acetylmuramate--L-alanine ligase, whose protein sequence is MAVALQSGVSAEELHCSIREFEGVVRRFDARFKFDNCVYIDDYAHHPKELEAVISSVKELYPDR, encoded by the coding sequence ATGGCAGTAGCTCTTCAAAGTGGTGTCTCTGCTGAGGAATTGCATTGTTCTATTCGTGAATTTGAAGGAGTTGTACGTAGATTTGATGCAAGATTTAAATTTGATAATTGTGTTTATATTGACGATTATGCACATCATCCTAAAGAATTAGAAGCTGTAATTTCATCGGTTAAAGAGTTGTATCCAGATCGTA